In a genomic window of Wyeomyia smithii strain HCP4-BCI-WySm-NY-G18 chromosome 1, ASM2978416v1, whole genome shotgun sequence:
- the LOC129717734 gene encoding trypsin-like: protein MLFRLIVASLLVLIVIPPVIDGRTTTVFDDNDDDDRQSTTETTPGDTTGYIDVTDDNSELEWTTQSIEAIASSRVLNCTECTCGNGEPQGKIVGGDTARENAFPWMAALYYNNRFSCGGSLISDRYILTAAHCVVRQDPARFRIQLLVHNRTQPTSQSVERSVKAIKTFFFNGFSNNNDIGLLEMTFPVTISSDRLVPICLPQADDKVYEGKTAVVIGWGRTAVGGLSATLQQLEVPILSNGQCRRAGYWAFRITNKMLCAGFIEGGRDSCQGDSGGPLQVYNNDTQRYEQVGIVSWGRACAQKNFPGVYTRVSQFLRWINNNTKDSCRCS from the exons ATGCTTTTCCGTTTGATTGTTGCTTCACTACTGGTGTTGATTGTGATTCCGCCTGTGATCGATGGGAGGACAACAACCGTCTtcgatgataatgatgatgacgACCGTCAATCAACAACGGAAACT ACTCCGGGGGACACCACAGGGTATATTGATGTAACCGACGACAATTCTGAATTGGAATGGACAACCCAATCAATCGAAGCGATAGCGTCATCTCGAGTGTTGAACTGTACAGAGTGTA CATGTGGTAATGGCGAACCCCAGGGGAAGATCGTCGGAGGGGATACCGCTAGAGAAAACGCCTTCCCATGGATGGCTGCTTTGTACTACAACAATCGCTTCTCCTGCGGGGGGTCACTCATCAGCGATCGTTACATCCTAACTGCAGCCCATTGTGTGGTTCGCCAAGATCCGGCACGGTTTCGCATTCAACTGCTGGTGCACAATCGAACTCAGCCCACCTCCCAGTCTGTGGAGCGCAGTGTGAAGGCGATTAAAACATTTTTCTTCAATGGCTTCTCCAACAACAACGACATCGGACTACTCGAGATGACGTTTCCGGTAACGATCAGCAGCGATCGACTGGTGCCGATCTGTTTGCCCCAAGCCGATGACAAAGTGTACGAAGGTAAGACCGCAGTTGTGATCGGTTGGGGCCGGACGGCCGTCGGTGGTTTGTCCGCTACCCTGCAACAACTGGAAGTTCCCATCCTGTCGAATGGACAGTGTCGACGCGCCGGTTACTGGGCGTTTAGGATAACCAATAAAATGCTCTGCGCTGGTTTCATCGAAGGTGGACGGGATTCGTGCCAAGGGGATAGCGGTGGACCGTTGCAAGTGTACAACAATGACACTCAACGCTACGAACAGGTGGGAATAGTATCCTGGGGACGTGCCTGTGCGCAGAAGAATTTCCCAGGCGTTTACACCCGAGTCAGCCAGTTCTTGCGCTGGATAAACAATAACACAAAAGATTCGTGCCGCTGCAGCTAA
- the LOC129717735 gene encoding GILT-like protein 1, giving the protein MSIKNIMLLISLFVAGSYAQSKVPVNIYYEALCPDSAAFINTQLYPAAKQFKDNMDLKFIPFGKATYRTQGSDTLFECHHGPNECYANKVHACALYHIQGNSYQPNNTREVLILEYVNCLMERAQFKSGEFPGKECAEMYEIHNWDTIEQCANSTEGSSLLKNYGDETNKLQQPLKSVPTIAFKQTFDADNQQLAVRNFREALCKNLKPSPVQCRNLPGSAPALASFGLITLLSVILTRAV; this is encoded by the exons GTTCCGGTGAACATCTACTACGAAGCCCTTTGCCCGGACAGTGCGGCATTCATCAACACGCAGCTCTATCCGGCAGCGAAGCAGTTCAAAGACAACATGGACCTGAAGTTCATCCCGTTCGGCAAAGCGACCTACCGAACGCAGGGTTCGGATACGCTGTTCGAGTGCCACCATGGACCGAACGAGTGCTACGCCAACAAGGTACATGCTTGCGCTCTGTACCACATCCAGGGTAATTCGTACCAGCCGAATAACACCCGCGAGGTGCTGATTCTCGAGTACGTCAACTGCTTGATGGAGCGGGCGCAGTTCAAATCGGGCGAGTTCCCTGGCAAGGAGTGCGCCGAAATGTACGAGATCCACAACTGGGACACCATCGAACAGTGCGCCAACAGCACCGAGGGAAGCAGTCTGCTAAAGAATTATGGCGATGAAACAAACAAGCTCCAGCAGCCGCTGAAGTCAGTACCGACCATCGCCTTCAAACAG ACATTCGATGCTGACAATCAGCAGCTGGCTGTGCGAAACTTCCGGGAAGCGCTCTGCAAAAATCTAAAGCCCTCACCGGTTCAGTGCCGTAATTTACCGGGAAGCGCACCCGCCCTCGCTTCCTTTGGACTGATCACACTGCTTTCGGTGATCCTGACCCGAGCGgtttaa